In a single window of the Pongo abelii isolate AG06213 chromosome 1, NHGRI_mPonAbe1-v2.0_pri, whole genome shotgun sequence genome:
- the PIGV gene encoding GPI mannosyltransferase 2 isoform X1, whose product MWPQDPSRKEVLRFAVSCRILTLMLQALFNAIIPDHHAEAFSPPRLAPSGFVDQLVEGLLGGLSRWDAEHFLFIAEHGYLYEHNFAFFPGFPLALLVGTELLRPLRGLLSLRSCLLISVASLNFLFFMLAAVALHDLGCLVLHCPRQSFYAALLFCLSPANVFLAAGYSEALFALLTFSAMGQLERGRVWTSGLLFAIATGVRSNGLVSVGFLMHSQCQGFFSSLTMVNPLRQLFKLMASLFLSVFTLGLPFALFQYYAYTQFCLPASARPIPEPLVQLAVDRGYRIAEGNEPPWCFWDVPLIYSYIQDVYWNVGFLKYYELKQVPNFLLAAPVAILVAWATWTYVTTHPWLCLTLGLQRSKNNKTLEKPDLGFLSPQVFVYVVHAAVLLLFGGLCMHVQVLTRFLGSSTPIMYWFPAHLLQDQEPLLRSLKTVPWKPLAEDSPPGQKVPRNPIMGLLYHWKTCSPVTRYILGYFLTYWLLGLLLHCNFLPWT is encoded by the exons ATGTGGCCCCAGGACCCATCCCGGAAGGAGGTACTGAGGTTTGCAGTCAGCTGCCGTATCCTGACTCTGATGCTGCAG GCCCTCTTCAATGCCATCATCCCAGATCACCATGCAGAAGCCTTCTCTCCTCCTCGCCTGGCCCCCTCAGGCTTTGTGGACCAACTCGTGGAAGGTCTTCTGGGCGGTCTGTCTCGCTGGGATGCTGAACACTTCTTGTTCATTGCTGAGCATGGCTACCTGTATGAGCACAACTTTGCTTTCTTTCCTGGTTTTCCCTTGGCCCTGCTGGTGGGGACTGAACTGTTGAGACCCTTACGGGGGTTACTGAGTCTACGCAGTTGCCTGCTGATTTCGGTAGCATCACTCAATTTCTTGTTCTTCATGTTGGCTGCAGTTGCACTTCATGACCTGGGTTGTCTGGTTTTGCACTGTCCCCGCCAGTCCTTTTATGCAGCTCTGCTTTTCTGTCTCAGCCCTGCCAATGTCTTCCTGGCAGCTGGTTACTCAGAAGCTTTGTTTGCCCTCCTGACATTCAGTGCCATGGGGCAGCTGGAGAGGGGCCGAGTCTGGACTAGTGGACTCCTCTTTGCCATTGCCACTGGGGTACGCTCCAATGGGCTGGTCAGTGTTGGCTTCCTCATGCATTCTCAATGCCAaggctttttctcttctcttacgATGGTGAATCCTCTGAGACAGCTCTTTAAGCTGATGGCCTCTCTGTTTCTGTCGGTGTTCACACTTGGCCTTCCCTTTGCCCTCTTTCAGTATTATGCCTACACCCAATTCTGTCTGCCAGCCTCAGCCCGCCCCATTCCTGAGCCTTTGGTACAGTTAGCTGTAGACAGGGGCTACCGGATTGCAGAGGGAAATGAACCACCTTGGTGCTTCTGGGATGTTCCACTAATATACAGCTATATCCAGGATGTCTACTGGAATGTTGGCTTTTTGAAATACTATGAGCTCAAGCAGGTGCCCAATTTTCTACTGGCTGCACCAGTGGCTATACTGGTTGCCTGGGCAACTTGGACATACGTGACCACCCACCCTTGGCTCTGCCTTACACTTGGGCTGCAAAGGAGCAAGAACAATAAGACCCTAGAGAAGCCCGATCTTGGATTCCTCAGTCCTCAGGTGTTTGTGTACGTGGTCCATGCTGCAGTGCTGCTGCTGTTTGGAGGTCTGTGCATGCATGTTCAG GTTCTCACCAGGTTTTTGGGCTCCTCCACTCCTATTATGTACTGGTTTCCAGCTCACTTGCTTCAGGATCAAGAGCCGCTGTTGAGATCCTTAAAGACTGTGCCTTGGAAGCCTCTTGCAGAGGACTCCCCACCAGGACAAAAGGTCCCCAGAAATCCTATCATGGGACTTTTGTATCACTGGAAAACCTGTTCTCCAGTCACACGATACATTCTAGGCTACTTCCTGACTTACTGGCTCCTGGGACTACTCCTACATTGCAACTTCCTGCCTTGGACATGA
- the PIGV gene encoding GPI mannosyltransferase 2 isoform X2, whose protein sequence is MWPQDPSRKEVLRFAVSCRILTLMLQVLTRFLGSSTPIMYWFPAHLLQDQEPLLRSLKTVPWKPLAEDSPPGQKVPRNPIMGLLYHWKTCSPVTRYILGYFLTYWLLGLLLHCNFLPWT, encoded by the exons ATGTGGCCCCAGGACCCATCCCGGAAGGAGGTACTGAGGTTTGCAGTCAGCTGCCGTATCCTGACTCTGATGCTGCAG GTTCTCACCAGGTTTTTGGGCTCCTCCACTCCTATTATGTACTGGTTTCCAGCTCACTTGCTTCAGGATCAAGAGCCGCTGTTGAGATCCTTAAAGACTGTGCCTTGGAAGCCTCTTGCAGAGGACTCCCCACCAGGACAAAAGGTCCCCAGAAATCCTATCATGGGACTTTTGTATCACTGGAAAACCTGTTCTCCAGTCACACGATACATTCTAGGCTACTTCCTGACTTACTGGCTCCTGGGACTACTCCTACATTGCAACTTCCTGCCTTGGACATGA